From a region of the Acomys russatus chromosome 4, mAcoRus1.1, whole genome shotgun sequence genome:
- the LOC127188593 gene encoding olfactory receptor 4K3-like yields the protein MDEMDGRNKSVVSEFVLLGLAHSHSNQVLLFTIFLMLYLLIVSGNIVVMVLISRDHHLHSPMYFLLASLSFFDMWLSSITTPKMLTDLLRENRTISFAGCMFQVFFTHCIAAGEAVLLVAMAYDRYVAICKPLHYFTMMNLRRCTGLVLTSWTIGFIHAMSHLVEIMGLPFCGPKEIDSFFCDTPLIIKLACVDIHDLDILMNVECGAVGVPCFILLLISYTNILVTVCQSSKAGANKALSTCSAHIIVVMVFFVPCIFIYVWPLKFTWLNKLLAVFYSIFTPLLNPAIYTMRNKEMKNAMKRFINNYLNSKRNF from the coding sequence ATGGATGAAATGGATGGAAGGAATAAATCCGTAGTATCAGAATTTGTACTTTTGGGACTTGCCCACTCACATAGTAATCAAGTCTTACTCTTCACAATCTTTTTGATGCTTTATCTGCTCATTGTATCTGGAAATATTGTCGTCATGGTCTTAATAAGCAGAGACCACCATCTCCATTCCCCTATGTACTTCCTGTTAGCAAGCCTGTCCTTTTTTGATATGTGGCTTTCTTCAATCACTACTCCCAAAATGCTCACAGACTTACTCAGAGAAAACAGGACCATTTCCTTTGCAGGGTGCATGTTTCAGGTTTTCTTCACCCATTGCATTGCTGCAGGGGAGGCAGTGCTTTTGGTGGCAATGGCTTATGACCgttatgtggccatctgcaaacCACTCCACTATTTCACTATGATGAACCTGAGAAGATGCACTGGGCTGGTGTTAACATCCTGGACCATTGGCTTCATCCATGCCATGAGTCACCTGGTAGAAATTATGGGGCTTCCTTTTTGTGGTCCCAAGGAAATTGATAGTTTTTTCTGTGATACACCATTGATAATCAAGCTAGCCTGTGTGGATATCCATGACTTGGATATTTTAATGAATGTTGAGTGTGGTGCTGTGGGTGTACCCTGCTTTATTCTGTTGCTCATATCCTACACAAACATCCTTGTCACTGTTTGCCAAAGCTCTAAAGCTGGTGCAAATAAGGCCCTGTCCACCTGCTCTGCCCACATAATAGTGGTGATGGTCTTTTTTGTACCCTGTATCTTCATCTATGTTTGGCCCCTCAAATTCACCTGGTTAAACAAATTACTTGCTGTATTTTACTCCATCTTTACACCTCTCCTGAATCCAGCCATTTATACAATGAGAAATAAGGAGATGAAAAACGCTATGAAAAGATTCATAAATAACTACTTGAATTCCAAAAGAAACTTCTAA
- the LOC127188422 gene encoding olfactory receptor 4F3/4F16/4F29, with protein sequence MDGENHTMVSEFVFLGLTHSWEVQLLLLVLSSVLYVLSMAGNSLIVFSVTCDLHLHSPMYFLLAGLSFIDLVACSVTSPKMVYDLFRKRKVISFGGCITQIFFIHVVGGVEMVLLMAMAFDRYVAICKPLHYLTIMSPRMCILFLAGAWGLGISHSLFQLAFIINLPFCGPNMLDSFYCDLPRLLRLACTDTYKLQFMVTINSGFICVGSFLLLLISYIFIFFSVWKHSSGGSSKAVSTLSAHITVVLFFFGPTLFIYTWPHPHSQIDKFLALFDAVLTPFLNPVVYTFRNKEMKEAIKKVFKTLLTFKFFHK encoded by the coding sequence ATGGATGGAGAGAACCACACCATGGTGTCTGAATTTGTGTTTCTGGGACTCACCCACTCATGGGAGGTTCAGCTCCTCCTCCTTGTGTTATCCTCTGTGCTCTATGTTTTAAGCATGGCTGGGAACAGCCTCATTGTGTtctctgtgacctgtgaccttcACTTACACTCTCCCATGTACTTCCTACTGGCAGGCTTGTCCTTCATTGACTTGGTAGCCTGTTCTGTTACTTCCCCCAAGATGGTTTATGACTTGTTTAGAAAGCGCAAAGTCATCTCCTTTGGAGGCTGTATCACTCAGATCTTCTTTATTCATGTCGTTGGGGGTGTGGAGATGGTGCTGCTCATGGCTATGGCATTTGACAGATATGTGGCCATATGTAAGCCTCTGCACTACTTGACCATCATGAGCCCACGGATGTGTATTTTGTTTCTAGCTGGTGCTTGGGGCCTGGGCATTAGCCACTCATTGTTCCAGCTGGCTTTTATTATTAACTTACCCTTCTGTGGCCCAAATATGCTGGACAGCTTTTACTGTGACCTCCCTCGGCTTCTCAGATTGGCCTGTACAGACACCTACAAGCTGCAGTTCATGGTCACTATCAACAGTGGGTTCATCTGTGTTGGTTCTTTCTTATTGCTTCTCATCTCTTACATATTCATCTTTTTCAGTGTCTGGAAACACTCTTCAGGTGGTTCATCCAAAGCTGTCTCCACTCTCTCAGCTCACATCACTGTGGTGCTCTTTTTCTTTGGTCCTACACTGTTTATTTATACATGGCCTCACCCTCACTCCCAAATAGACAAATTTCTTGCTCTTTTTGATGCAGTACTTACTCCTTTTCTAAATCCAGTTGTCTACACATTCAGGaataaagagatgaaggaagcaataaagaaagttTTCAAAACATTATTAACTTTCAAATTTTTTCATAAATAG